A region from the Pirellulaceae bacterium genome encodes:
- a CDS encoding GTP-binding protein, producing MSGAPTFVTRLTPAGRAAIATILVRGPIAITSLERHFEPCGSKQLRDLPLNRIVYGAWSARENSKEGVVLCRTSDDAVELNCHGGQAAADSIVSGLQSAGCQLVEWALLAGADSIQRECVVALADARTATVATILLDQHRGALHRAFQEIQQSLADGNVAEARRQVTILGGFRSLGLHLTKPWRVVLAGAPNVGKSSLINSLVGFQRAIVYDQPGTTRDVVTAQTVIDGWLVEFADTAGIRQTDEPVEAAGVQQSVDCLRDADLIVQVLDAASPQLPREQLGDLTKVLSVFNKIDQQPSMALPIPADSILTSALTGEGVEHLLGEIGSRLVPQSPPSGAAVPFTERQYAELDRISLAMEDGEFEAANQSLARLVDVAPIFDS from the coding sequence ATGAGTGGTGCACCCACCTTTGTGACTCGTTTGACCCCTGCGGGACGAGCGGCAATTGCCACGATTCTTGTTCGCGGTCCGATTGCGATTACAAGCCTCGAAAGGCATTTTGAACCGTGCGGATCTAAGCAACTGCGTGATTTGCCCCTGAATCGTATCGTCTATGGGGCTTGGTCTGCCCGTGAAAATTCAAAAGAGGGAGTGGTCCTCTGTCGAACTTCCGATGATGCGGTCGAATTGAATTGTCATGGAGGTCAGGCTGCTGCTGATTCGATCGTAAGCGGCTTGCAATCGGCGGGTTGTCAGCTGGTGGAATGGGCGTTGCTCGCAGGAGCCGATTCAATCCAGCGGGAGTGCGTTGTAGCGCTTGCGGATGCACGCACAGCAACCGTCGCCACAATTTTACTCGATCAGCATCGTGGCGCATTGCACCGTGCGTTTCAGGAGATCCAACAATCGCTTGCAGATGGAAATGTTGCCGAGGCGCGGAGGCAGGTGACTATTTTGGGAGGATTTCGTTCGCTCGGGTTACATCTTACAAAACCATGGCGAGTGGTTCTGGCCGGCGCGCCGAATGTCGGAAAAAGCAGTCTGATTAACTCGCTTGTTGGATTTCAACGAGCTATCGTCTACGACCAGCCAGGCACCACTCGCGATGTGGTGACCGCTCAGACCGTCATCGACGGTTGGCTCGTCGAGTTTGCCGATACGGCCGGAATACGTCAAACGGATGAGCCAGTCGAAGCCGCAGGAGTGCAGCAGTCGGTTGACTGCTTGAGGGATGCCGATCTAATCGTGCAGGTACTCGATGCGGCATCGCCGCAACTACCCCGCGAACAGCTGGGTGACCTAACCAAGGTGCTCTCCGTCTTCAATAAGATTGATCAACAGCCGTCTATGGCCCTACCGATTCCGGCCGATTCAATTCTGACCAGTGCTTTGACCGGTGAGGGAGTGGAGCATTTACTTGGCGAAATCGGCTCTCGGCTTGTGCCTCAATCCCCCCCGTCAGGAGCTGCCGTGCCCTTTACCGAACGGCAATATGCCGAACTGGATCGGATCTCCTTAGCCATGGAAGATGGTGAATTCGAGGCGGCCAATCAGTCTCTCGCACGTCTTGTGGATGTCGCGCCAATCTTCGATTCTTAG
- a CDS encoding type III pantothenate kinase: MNCSSESSLLAIDVGNTAIKVGRFHGADHPSSPFPIDVIRLDARSPNFDELRAWLPADPFTCCMASVYRQAAEEIVDWMRTIPSIRRVHQLQHSDFQIPIQVDHPDRVGQDRLANAVAARWAKSSESSAIVVDAGSAITVDLISAAGCFLGGAILAGQQASALALSSGTDLLPVISTYRMDDPPEVVGAATDSAIRSGVFWGAVGSIREIVERMQVHVGSASEIFLTGGDMRRLAPHLAPNAQYMPHLVLSGIALAARSQTSFA, translated from the coding sequence ATGAACTGTTCGTCTGAATCTTCGTTGCTGGCCATTGATGTCGGTAATACTGCCATCAAGGTGGGACGTTTTCACGGTGCGGATCATCCGTCCTCTCCGTTCCCGATCGATGTGATTCGACTGGATGCGAGGTCTCCTAATTTTGATGAACTGCGTGCTTGGTTGCCCGCTGATCCGTTCACTTGCTGCATGGCGAGCGTTTATCGGCAGGCGGCCGAAGAGATTGTCGACTGGATGCGTACTATTCCGTCGATTCGTCGAGTGCATCAACTGCAGCACAGCGATTTTCAAATCCCTATTCAGGTGGATCATCCTGATCGCGTTGGTCAGGATCGATTAGCGAACGCGGTGGCAGCACGATGGGCCAAGTCGTCAGAAAGTTCGGCAATTGTTGTCGACGCCGGTTCCGCTATCACGGTGGATTTGATTTCTGCGGCAGGTTGCTTCTTGGGTGGAGCGATTCTCGCGGGTCAACAGGCTTCAGCCCTCGCCTTGTCATCAGGCACCGACTTGTTGCCAGTGATCAGTACCTACCGGATGGATGACCCACCCGAGGTAGTGGGAGCGGCTACCGATTCTGCCATTCGCAGTGGTGTCTTCTGGGGTGCGGTCGGTAGCATTCGTGAAATTGTTGAACGCATGCAGGTACACGTCGGTTCCGCTAGCGAGATCTTTTTGACCGGTGGCGACATGCGTCGACTCGCGCCTCATCTGGCCCCTAATGCTCAATACATGCCGCATCTTGTTCTGTCGGGCATTGCTCTCGCGGCTCGCTCTCAAACGAGTTTCGCATGA
- the obgE gene encoding GTPase ObgE yields MFVDRVQIDVQAGDGGSGCCSFRRERFVPRGGPDGGDGGDGGSVILEAQTGVNQLSSVAHRKLWKAKRGRHGEGSNRQGRSGEDLLVPVPPGTVVVDAKNGFVIKDLAKEGDRVTAAQGGRGGKGNTHFKSSTNRAPRMHTSGESGESRRLLLELKTIADVGLIGRPNAGKSTLLSRLSHARPEIADYPFTTKTPNLGRVKIDLDRSFIMADIPGLIDGAHQGVGLGHEFLRHVERTRVLVHLVEPTPMDGTDPMENYHAIRAELAAYDSQLANRAEVVALTKAELPEATEIHAQFKSELDVPVLLISAVTGQNLHQLIHTITAHLDELSESDDKEG; encoded by the coding sequence GTGTTTGTTGATCGCGTTCAAATCGACGTGCAGGCGGGTGATGGTGGTAGCGGATGCTGCAGTTTCCGACGCGAGCGATTTGTCCCGCGAGGAGGTCCGGACGGGGGTGATGGCGGCGATGGCGGCAGCGTGATTCTGGAAGCACAGACCGGTGTCAATCAATTATCATCTGTGGCGCACCGCAAGCTCTGGAAAGCTAAGCGAGGTCGCCACGGCGAGGGCAGCAATCGTCAGGGGAGGAGTGGTGAGGATCTGCTTGTTCCTGTCCCCCCGGGTACGGTTGTGGTCGATGCCAAGAATGGATTTGTGATCAAGGATCTGGCCAAGGAGGGTGATCGGGTGACTGCCGCCCAAGGGGGTCGTGGTGGCAAGGGGAACACGCACTTTAAGAGTTCCACCAATCGCGCTCCCAGAATGCATACTTCGGGGGAATCGGGTGAATCTCGCCGATTGCTTTTGGAGCTTAAGACCATTGCGGACGTCGGCCTGATCGGGCGCCCGAACGCAGGCAAGAGCACTCTTCTTAGCCGATTGTCTCATGCCAGACCGGAGATTGCAGATTATCCGTTCACGACCAAAACGCCAAACCTAGGTCGGGTGAAGATCGACCTCGATCGATCGTTCATTATGGCGGATATTCCTGGGCTGATAGATGGGGCCCATCAAGGTGTTGGTCTGGGGCATGAGTTCCTACGTCATGTGGAACGCACCCGTGTGCTTGTGCACTTGGTTGAGCCCACACCGATGGATGGGACTGACCCGATGGAAAACTATCATGCGATTCGTGCTGAATTGGCAGCCTATGATTCCCAGTTAGCAAATCGTGCTGAGGTGGTGGCGTTGACGAAGGCCGAGTTGCCGGAGGCCACGGAAATCCACGCTCAATTCAAGTCCGAACTCGACGTACCGGTACTTCTCATTTCGGCGGTTACCGGACAAAATCTGCATCAACTGATTCACACGATTACAGCTCATCTGGATGAGCTATCAGAAAGTGATGATAAAGAAGGTTGA
- the rpmA gene encoding 50S ribosomal protein L27, producing MAHKKGQGSSRNGRDSNAQRRGVKKYGGESVRAGNILVRQVGNRFHPGSNVGQGKDYTLFALVDGVVNFDRKGRRINVVPAA from the coding sequence ATGGCACATAAGAAGGGTCAAGGATCCAGTCGTAATGGACGTGACTCCAACGCGCAACGACGCGGAGTTAAAAAATATGGCGGTGAGAGCGTACGAGCTGGAAATATTCTGGTCCGGCAAGTAGGCAACCGCTTTCACCCAGGCTCAAACGTTGGCCAAGGGAAGGATTACACGCTGTTCGCTTTGGTGGATGGGGTTGTTAATTTTGACCGCAAAGGGCGCCGCATTAACGTTGTTCCCGCGGCCTGA
- a CDS encoding DUF3891 family protein gives MIRRSTADGSDWLLIHQVDHARLSAGFAACWQAMVDFGSWQDREALLAAILHHDDGWRECDLQSNGDPESGAPRAFNEMAIAESNAIWTESILSAAAMGPLTAYIVAQHFLRMRQLFTPEDTSDSTCKFVERFEAESERWLRRWTFERGKAEPDRALADLAVDYLQFFDKLSLLLCLNRMAVQLSQPSGPDLELVQTDESVYSIVPWPLTVVEITLAVPALRIPATKYSSAKQMKQAAVDHELVWKFRACE, from the coding sequence ATGATTCGCCGTTCGACCGCTGACGGCTCTGACTGGCTTTTGATCCACCAAGTGGATCACGCACGTTTGTCAGCCGGGTTCGCCGCATGCTGGCAGGCCATGGTCGATTTTGGAAGCTGGCAGGATCGGGAGGCCTTGCTCGCGGCAATCCTGCATCACGACGATGGTTGGCGCGAATGCGATCTGCAGTCGAACGGAGACCCCGAATCGGGGGCACCGCGAGCGTTCAATGAAATGGCGATCGCAGAAAGCAATGCCATCTGGACGGAATCCATTCTGTCAGCAGCCGCGATGGGGCCGCTGACGGCTTACATTGTGGCTCAGCATTTCTTGCGGATGAGGCAACTCTTTACTCCGGAAGACACCAGTGATTCGACCTGCAAGTTTGTGGAGCGGTTTGAAGCCGAATCCGAGCGTTGGCTGCGGCGATGGACATTCGAGCGGGGCAAGGCTGAACCGGATCGAGCGCTGGCTGATTTGGCGGTGGATTATCTGCAATTCTTCGACAAGCTGAGCTTACTGCTTTGTTTGAATCGGATGGCAGTTCAATTGTCGCAACCCTCAGGACCCGACCTGGAGCTCGTACAAACAGATGAGTCGGTTTACTCCATTGTTCCCTGGCCTCTGACGGTGGTGGAAATCACCCTTGCGGTTCCTGCGCTTCGAATACCCGCAACAAAATACAGTTCGGCTAAGCAAATGAAACAAGCAGCGGTTGATCATGAGCTCGTTTGGAAGTTTCGTGCGTGCGAATAA
- a CDS encoding sigma-70 family RNA polymerase sigma factor — translation MHSEYRNQILKQLRDQQVRYAPRDKKLEQVSNAEALLHEVSGDKTYPYEFLCYRITGYRPESSPHLTVAGEELGHDLRLFIEDVSDAADVNVQEAGQPVYTVEDLSKLFNVSTKTISRWRQQGLVSRRFLFNGRKRVGFLQQSVDRFVTNNRERVKRGERFSQLTSQERGEIVQRARRLARAGGTPSEVTRRIAKQMNRSIETIRYTLKHFDSKHPELAIFPDRTGPLTVEAKEAIYRQYRRGTTVDELAKRHCRTKTSIYRVVNEMRAERIMELPLDFIGNECFEQRHAEKVILTPMPESDKKARAARSPSGLPPYLASLYDVPLLNREQEGHLFRKLNFLKFKAAQLRESIDLVNAKSTVMDEIEKLYDQAVDVKNQIVQANLRLVVSIAKRHVTQSEEFFGLVSDGNMSLIRAAEKFDYARGNKFSTYASWAIMKNFARTIPQEFKQRDRFRTSSEEMFVSTEDFRKGLYEQESAQQLRESQVDQILSSLDDREQKIIISRFGLDHKNEPQTLKEVGAQMGVTKERIRQIEARALTKLRLAAQEEKIEIPE, via the coding sequence ATGCATTCGGAATATCGAAATCAAATCCTGAAGCAATTGCGCGATCAACAGGTCCGGTACGCACCGCGCGATAAGAAGCTGGAGCAGGTCAGCAATGCTGAGGCCCTTCTCCACGAGGTTTCTGGGGACAAAACCTATCCCTACGAATTCCTCTGCTATCGTATCACGGGCTATCGTCCCGAATCGTCCCCACATTTGACCGTGGCAGGCGAAGAGCTCGGACACGACTTGAGACTCTTCATCGAAGATGTCTCGGACGCTGCGGATGTGAACGTTCAAGAAGCGGGACAACCCGTCTATACGGTCGAAGATTTGAGCAAGCTGTTCAACGTTTCCACCAAGACAATCTCGCGATGGCGTCAACAAGGGTTGGTCAGTCGTCGCTTTTTGTTCAACGGTCGTAAACGAGTCGGTTTTTTGCAGCAGAGCGTTGATCGGTTCGTCACCAACAATCGCGAGCGAGTGAAACGGGGAGAACGCTTCAGTCAATTGACGAGTCAGGAGCGTGGCGAGATTGTTCAGCGGGCACGACGACTCGCCAGAGCCGGTGGAACACCTTCCGAAGTCACCCGTCGCATCGCGAAACAGATGAATCGGAGTATCGAAACAATTCGCTACACGCTGAAACATTTCGACAGCAAGCACCCTGAACTGGCAATTTTCCCCGATCGCACGGGGCCACTCACGGTGGAAGCAAAGGAAGCGATTTATCGTCAGTACCGTCGCGGCACCACCGTTGACGAGCTGGCCAAACGCCACTGCCGTACCAAGACCAGCATTTACCGAGTGGTCAACGAGATGCGGGCCGAGCGGATCATGGAGCTCCCACTCGATTTCATCGGTAACGAATGCTTTGAACAACGTCATGCGGAAAAAGTCATCCTGACACCGATGCCTGAGAGTGACAAAAAGGCACGAGCGGCTCGCTCGCCAAGTGGTTTACCTCCTTACCTGGCGTCCCTGTATGACGTCCCGCTGCTGAATCGAGAGCAAGAAGGACATCTATTCAGAAAACTTAACTTCCTCAAGTTCAAGGCAGCTCAACTGCGAGAATCGATTGACTTGGTCAACGCAAAGAGCACGGTCATGGACGAAATCGAAAAGCTGTATGACCAGGCGGTCGACGTGAAAAACCAGATCGTGCAAGCGAACCTGCGGCTGGTCGTTTCGATTGCCAAGCGACACGTAACCCAATCCGAGGAGTTTTTCGGGCTGGTCAGTGATGGAAACATGTCCCTGATTCGTGCCGCGGAAAAGTTCGACTACGCTCGAGGCAACAAGTTCAGCACCTACGCCAGTTGGGCCATTATGAAGAACTTTGCTCGCACAATCCCGCAGGAATTCAAGCAGCGTGATCGATTCCGCACCAGTAGCGAAGAAATGTTCGTTTCCACGGAAGATTTCCGAAAGGGCCTCTACGAGCAAGAGAGTGCTCAACAGTTACGTGAGTCCCAAGTGGACCAAATCCTGTCGAGTCTTGATGATCGTGAACAAAAGATCATCATCAGCCGATTTGGCTTGGACCACAAAAATGAGCCTCAAACCCTCAAAGAGGTCGGAGCTCAAATGGGTGTCACAAAGGAGCGAATTCGTCAGATCGAAGCCAGAGCCCTCACCAAGCTCCGCTTGGCGGCTCAGGAGGAAAAGATCGAAATTCCCGAGTAA
- the tuf gene encoding elongation factor Tu has product MAKETFERTKPHVNVGTIGHIDHGKTTLTGAILAVQAAKGLAEHKSYAEIAKGGTVRDETKTVTIAVAHVEYETAERHYAHIDCPGHADFIKNMITGAAQMDGAILVVSAADGPMPQTKEHVLLARQVDVPAIVVFLNKIDLVDDEELLDLVELEVRELLSKYDFPGDDIPVVRGSALPAYQEPADDTKNACIGALMDAIDAYIPQPAREEDRPFLMAIEDVFSIEGRGTVATGRIERGVIKVGEEVEIVGLSSEPTKTTCTGVEMFRKLLDEGRAGDNVGCLLRGVKRDDIERGQVLAKPGSITPHTKFEAEVYCLSKDEGGRHTPFFSGYRPQFYFRTTDVTGTADLVGAEMCMPGDNVRVTVELHKAIAMDDGVRFAIREGGRTVGSGVVTKIIE; this is encoded by the coding sequence ATGGCCAAGGAGACATTTGAACGCACAAAACCGCATGTAAACGTAGGCACCATCGGCCACATTGACCACGGTAAGACGACGCTGACCGGTGCTATTCTTGCGGTTCAAGCAGCGAAGGGATTGGCTGAACACAAGTCGTACGCGGAGATCGCCAAAGGCGGTACGGTTCGTGACGAGACGAAGACAGTAACGATTGCTGTCGCCCACGTTGAATACGAGACGGCGGAGCGCCATTACGCGCATATCGACTGTCCCGGCCATGCCGACTTTATCAAGAACATGATCACCGGTGCCGCCCAAATGGACGGTGCCATCCTGGTCGTGTCGGCTGCCGACGGTCCAATGCCGCAAACGAAAGAGCATGTCCTACTGGCTCGTCAGGTTGACGTGCCTGCAATCGTGGTTTTCCTCAACAAAATCGACTTGGTCGACGACGAAGAGTTGCTCGATCTGGTTGAATTGGAAGTTCGCGAATTGCTGTCCAAGTACGACTTCCCCGGCGACGACATTCCGGTGGTTCGTGGATCCGCTCTGCCTGCTTACCAAGAACCGGCGGACGACACAAAGAACGCCTGCATCGGCGCTTTGATGGACGCTATCGACGCCTATATCCCACAGCCCGCGCGAGAAGAAGATCGTCCATTCCTCATGGCGATCGAAGACGTCTTCTCGATCGAAGGTCGCGGAACGGTTGCCACCGGTCGTATTGAACGGGGCGTAATCAAAGTCGGCGAAGAAGTAGAAATCGTCGGCCTGTCGAGCGAACCGACAAAAACCACCTGCACAGGCGTGGAAATGTTCCGCAAACTACTGGACGAAGGTCGCGCTGGCGACAACGTCGGTTGCCTGCTGCGTGGCGTGAAACGTGACGATATCGAGCGTGGCCAAGTTTTGGCAAAGCCCGGTTCAATCACGCCTCACACCAAGTTCGAGGCCGAAGTGTACTGCCTGTCGAAAGATGAAGGCGGCCGTCATACGCCGTTTTTCAGCGGTTATCGACCGCAGTTCTACTTCCGAACGACGGATGTTACCGGCACGGCAGACTTGGTAGGTGCAGAAATGTGCATGCCAGGCGACAACGTCCGTGTCACAGTCGAATTGCACAAGGCGATCGCCATGGATGACGGCGTCCGCTTTGCCATCCGCGAGGGTGGTCGAACCGTGGGTTCCGGAGTTGTTACCAAGATTATTGAGTAG
- the secE gene encoding preprotein translocase subunit SecE — MAKEKNVAAVSFLRDLFTFGVYKRSQGRVVRQVTLAAMGITFLVGAWQLHRFMVNPSQESWYVHTGLDYILPGLIAMGGLWISYRSVNYPKFADFLIAVEAEMSKVSWPSKQELIRSSIVVIILMFFLAGSLFFFDVIWRELFKLIGIGI, encoded by the coding sequence ATGGCTAAAGAAAAAAATGTCGCCGCAGTATCCTTTTTGCGGGATCTGTTCACTTTTGGTGTCTATAAGCGCAGTCAGGGCCGTGTCGTTCGGCAAGTAACACTTGCTGCAATGGGCATCACGTTCCTGGTAGGGGCCTGGCAGCTCCATCGCTTCATGGTAAATCCATCGCAGGAGTCTTGGTATGTGCATACTGGGCTGGATTACATCCTGCCAGGGTTGATCGCGATGGGCGGCTTATGGATCAGCTACCGAAGCGTGAATTACCCGAAATTTGCAGATTTCTTGATCGCAGTCGAAGCAGAAATGAGCAAAGTGTCGTGGCCAAGCAAACAGGAACTCATTCGCAGCTCCATTGTGGTCATTATCTTGATGTTCTTTCTCGCCGGCAGCCTGTTCTTCTTCGATGTAATCTGGCGTGAATTATTTAAGCTAATTGGAATTGGAATTTAG